DNA from Nitrospira sp.:
AGCCGCCTGGATTGCCGGCCATATTGGAATTATTGGGTAGCAACCCGGCTTTGGAGAGGGAGGGATGAGCGACCGTGACGGCCTTTGGGTGGAGACGTCGTTCAACTTTGACCGGCGGCCGACGGGGGACTACCGGCGGCCCTGTTATGACCAGCGATTATCATGGGAGGACCATACCATGGCGATACAAAATATGCCGGGCATGCCGGCCGGTGGATTTAAAAAGATCGGTCAAATTGTCGGAACCAACGAGGTGCGATTTCGCGCCAAGCAAAGCAGTTTGGCGATCGCCGTCGAACTGCTGTCATCACATGTGTCCGGCGCTCCGGTCGTTGATGACACAGGGAAATTCATTGGATTCGTCAGCGAGTTCGATCTTCTTGGTGCGATCGAATCCGGGCAGGACTTGAGCAAGATGACCGCCGACCAGATCATGAACAAGGATCATTTTGTCGCCGACGAATCGACGACCATCGCCGACGCCATCAGTCTCATGAAGGAGAAACACTTATTAACATTGCCTGTGGTCAAGCAGGGCAAAGTCCTCTATTCGGTGACGCGCCATGATCTGTTGAGAGCCCGCATCGGACTTGGATTGGACATTGAATCATAATCAATCCTATCCCGATTCGGCACCGTTGTATGCGCCGACGGGAGCGCATCACCACATCGAACAGTGGAGCGCGACACTCCGTGGCTTGCCGAGGCCGGCCAATCCTGCAGGCCACATTGTAATCGGTCTTGAAGCGGCCGCAGGTCGTGGAACCGGACCAGGCGCTGTGCCCCCGGCGCCATGGCGTTGCGTCTGGATGGAGCCCTGGGCATACTAGGCCACGATGAAGGATGCGCCACCCAGCCAATCGGCTCAGTCGGACATTGCGCAGTACCGCGCGCTCCTGGAAGTCACCGAGGCCATTGCGAACCATTCGGAGTTGTCGGCATTGGCGCAGGACCTCGCGCACCGTTTGCCGCTGGTCGTCCCGGTGAACTTCGTGGGGCTGTCTCTCTATGATCCTGAACGGAAGGTCATGCGATTGCATGTCCTGCAGGCCAATGTCCCGGCTGATATCGTGGGCGGTCATGAAGATGCTCTCGACGACACGCCGGCCGGGTTGGTGTGGGAGACACAGCAGCCGCTACTCCTCAACGATCTGAACGAGGAGCGTCGCTGGCCGAAGGTCATCGGGTTGATGCGGGAAGACGGCGTCCGGTCCTGCTGCCTGGTTCCCCTGAGCTCGGCGGTTCGGCGATTGGGCGCGTTGGGATTTTCAAGCCTACAGAAAGGTGCCTATGGGGAGCGGGATCTGCAATTGATGCAGCAAGTGGGGCGGCAGGTCGCCGTCGCGGTGGAGAATGTGTTGAATCGTGAGGCGGCGGCAGCGTTCCAACGGGACGTCGAGCGGCAGCGCGACCGATTCAGCCTCCTGCTTCACATGACCAACACGATGGCCTCGACGCTGGACCTGCGCGAAGTGTTCAGGGCGGTCAGTCTCTGCCTGCGCGAGATCGTGCCGCAGGATTATGCCAGCCTGATCCTGTGCGACGGCAAAGCCGGTCGCTCCCGGCTCCACGCCCTGGATTTTCCCGACAACCAGGGGGTCTTGACGGAGGGAGTGACGACGGATGTTACGGGCTCGCCGGCGGGGTTGGCCCTGCAGGGGAAACGTCCCGTGGTCGTGAACCGTCGAGAGGAGATGGAGACCTTCTCGCACGAAGTCCCTCGGCTCCTGCTCACGAAAGGATTTCAGTCGATCTGTTCCCTGCCCCTGTTGTCCCGCGATCGGGTGATCGGCTGTCTCAACCTGGCCAGCCGTCAGGAGCGGGCTTTCAGCGGGCAGGACGTCGCGTTTCTGAGCCAGGTGGCGGCACAGGTCGCCCTGGCAGTGGAAAATGCATTGGCCTACCAGGAGATCATGGAACTCAAGGACCGGCTGAGCGAGGAGAAGCTGTACCTGGAAGAAGAGATTCGTCTGGAACAGGGCTTCGACGACATCATCGGCGACAGCCGGGCCTTGAAGCAGGTTCTCGGGCAAGTCGAGATCGTGGCGCCGACTCAGGCCACCGTGTTGATTCAAGGCGAAACCGGCACGGGAAAAGAACTGATCGCCCGGGCGATCCACCGCCTCAGCGGCCGCAAACAACGGACCTTCGTGAAGCTCAATTGTGCGGCGATTCCGACCGGCCTCCTGGAAAGCGAGCTGTTCGGCCATGAGCGGGGCGCCTTTACCGGTGCGATCTCCCAAAAGATCGGCCGGTTCGAATTGGCCCATGAGGGCACGATCTTTCTGGACGAAGTCGGAGAGATTCCGCTGGAGCTGCAGTCCAAACTGCTGCGCGTGCTGCAGGAACAGGAGTTCGAGCGGCTCGGGAGCACGCGCACGATCCGAGTGGACATCCGGTTGATCGCCGCCACGAATCGGGATCTGGCGAAGCTGGTCGAGGAGAATCGGTTTCGAAGCGACCTCTACTACCGCCTGAATGTCTTCCCCCTCACCCTGCCGCCGCTGCGCGAGCGTCGCCAGGATATTCCAACGCTCCTGCGCTATTTCACGCAGCACTATGCCGCCCGCATGAACAAGACCATTGAAACCATTCCAGGCCAGACGTTGGAGGCCCTCTCTCGTTACCACTGGCCGGGGAA
Protein-coding regions in this window:
- a CDS encoding Formate hydrogenlyase transcriptional activator, with the translated sequence MKDAPPSQSAQSDIAQYRALLEVTEAIANHSELSALAQDLAHRLPLVVPVNFVGLSLYDPERKVMRLHVLQANVPADIVGGHEDALDDTPAGLVWETQQPLLLNDLNEERRWPKVIGLMREDGVRSCCLVPLSSAVRRLGALGFSSLQKGAYGERDLQLMQQVGRQVAVAVENVLNREAAAAFQRDVERQRDRFSLLLHMTNTMASTLDLREVFRAVSLCLREIVPQDYASLILCDGKAGRSRLHALDFPDNQGVLTEGVTTDVTGSPAGLALQGKRPVVVNRREEMETFSHEVPRLLLTKGFQSICSLPLLSRDRVIGCLNLASRQERAFSGQDVAFLSQVAAQVALAVENALAYQEIMELKDRLSEEKLYLEEEIRLEQGFDDIIGDSRALKQVLGQVEIVAPTQATVLIQGETGTGKELIARAIHRLSGRKQRTFVKLNCAAIPTGLLESELFGHERGAFTGAISQKIGRFELAHEGTIFLDEVGEIPLELQSKLLRVLQEQEFERLGSTRTIRVDIRLIAATNRDLAKLVEENRFRSDLYYRLNVFPLTLPPLRERRQDIPTLLRYFTQHYAARMNKTIETIPGQTLEALSRYHWPGNIRELENLIERAVILTQGTHLQVPLQELKLDERQPSPPTATLQEAEREQILRVLRDRKWVIGGPDGAAARLGLKRTTLTSKLKKLGIARPQG